From the Gavia stellata isolate bGavSte3 chromosome 22, bGavSte3.hap2, whole genome shotgun sequence genome, one window contains:
- the ZNF750 gene encoding zinc finger protein 750, whose translation MSLLKERKPKKPHYIPRPPGKPFKYKCFQCPFTCNEKSHLFNHMKYGLCKNSITLVSEQDRVIKCPKTSSLEPKQINQLDSTVKPTSSKSVTNGLPNLDSKPQYPFAKEDAKENVELQNQTTNTAIQGQKPAIQKELTPASTTTESAISMQPLLDSIVRPSAFVPVGEHRDSKGPETSEVSEIISLSNKSSPFHTKSAFHAPSHPWKAGSPFLPEFPHKVAPTKGFGSISPYMQPMIPEYSPHFYEHRLAIYTPYLLPGNSECESSALSVYGTQDQRHFLPHPGPLPKPINPSAYEHYRLFQQYHSTPPIPYGFCRPTDPPFYRFSHVAGINRDQNSHLMEETTLLYPASLSPSQQYPLSSHKKQADYEKEMTLLHAKSHSKDDQNERENAKMSPLAGSAATGSPGRPSPTNFTQTSHTCEGLFDLSNKSSSTSLGKYDQPEENFTAFRPVRKSTDQPTVLQSVQTQQDRGDSPTSINVTDEDSHTQNECHNNEGSLSNTEEDTGIVPLNLSKKADTNTGPIHEHAYKTTSKTESQKFLELQDMPLNLSVKDSCNTVSLKTSFHGPSHDNGAATSLNTEDETSGADACNPKNPVNSACDKSSFTAHHNEAQDLRIIDSCDEQKQTAAVALCQLAAYSPSKVRMDNEGQSPQDSNASCTEATLNSSDTQDTQCNQKVKGQKRTNQKESAKSQQGTKRVRPNDCSRVFTLRKRTRVS comes from the exons atgagtctCCTCAAAGAACGTAAACCAAAGAAGCCTCATTACATCCCAAGACCACCAGGAAAGCCATTTAAGTACAAGTGCTTTCAGTGCCCCTTTACTTGCAATGAGAAATCGCATCTTTTTAACCATATGAAGTACGGCCTCTGCAAAAACTCAATTACTTTAGTATCAGAGCAGGATCGCGTTATCAAGTGTCCAAAGACCAGTTCCTTGGAGCCCAAACAGATCAATCAACTTGACTCTACAGTCAAACCAACTTCTTCTAAATCTGTCACAAATGGACTGCCAAATCTCGATTCAAAGCCTCAATATCCTTTTGCAAAAGAAGATGCCAAGGAAAACGTTGAATTACAAAACCAGACAACAAACACAGCAATTCAAGGACAAAAACCAGCAATTCAGAAGGAATTAACCCCTGCCAGTACTACAACAGAAAGCGCTATCAGCATGCAGCCGCTTTTGGACAGCATTGTAAGGCCCTCGGCTTTCGTTCCTGTAGGAGAACACAGAGATAGTAAAGGCCCGGAAACTAGTGAAGTATCTGAAATTATATCACTCTCTAACAAAAGTTCACCTTTTCACACCAAGTCTGCATTTCATGCACCAAGTCACCCCTGGAAAGCAGgttctcctttcctcccagaGTTTCCACATAAAGTTGCTCCCACAAAAGGCTTTGGTTCCATTTCACCGTACATGCAACCAATGATTCCCGAGTATTCACCCCATTTTTACGAGCATAGGCTGGCTATCTACACACCTTACTTGCTTCCAGGTAATTCAGAGTGTGAAAGCTCTGCTCTGTCTGTCTATGGCACACAAGATCAAAGACACTTTCTTCCCCACCCCGGGCCACTTCCAAAACCCATAAATCCGTCAGCGTATGAACACTATCGATTGTTCCAACAATATCATTCCACTCCTCCGATACCATATGGATTTTGTAGGCCAACAGATCctccattttacagattttCACACGTAGCTGGTATTAACAGAGATCAAAATTCTCATCTAATGGAAGAAACTACCTTGCTGTATCCAGCTTCTTTAAGCCCCTCCCAACAATACCCTCTAAGTTCACATAAAAAACAAGCAgattatgaaaaagaaatgacatTATTGCATGCCAAAAGTCATTCCAAAGATGAccaaaatgaaagagagaatgCTAAAATGAGCCCTCTCGCAGGAAGTGCGGCAACAGGCTCCCCTGGCAGACCTAGCCCAACCAACTTCACGCAGACAAGCCATACATGCGAAGGCTTATTTGACCTCTCTAACAAGTCATCTTCCACATCGCTTGGCAAGTATGATCAACCAGAAGAAAACTTCACAGCCTTTAGACCTGTGAGAAAAAGCACTGATCAACCAACTGTACTTCAAAGTGTGCAGACACAGCAAGATAGAGGAGATTCACCTACcag CATTAACGTCACTGATGAAGATTCACATACACAGAACGAATGCCATAACAATGAAGGCTCACTGTCCAACACGGAAGAAGACACAGGGATAGTTCCCCTTAATCTTTCAAAAAAGGCTGACACAAACACAGGACCTATTCATGAGCATGCATACAAAACCACATCCAAAACAGAAAGTCAGAAGTTTCTAGAATTGCAAGACATGCCTCTGAACCTCTCGGTAAAAGATTCCTGTAACACAGTAAGCCTGAAAACGTCATTCCACGGTCCATCTCATGATAATGGTGCTGCTACTTCTCTAAACACCGAAGACGAAACCTCCGGTGCAGACGCATGTAACCCCAAGAACCCTGTTAACAGTGCCTGTGACAAATCTTCTTTCACAGCTCACCATAACGAAGCTCAAGATTTAAGAATAATTGACAGCTGTGatgaacagaaacaaacagcagCTGTAGCTCTCTGTCAGCTAGCTGCATACAGCCCAAGCAAAGTTAGAATGGACAACGAAGGGCAGAGTCCTCAGGACAGTAATGCTTCATGTACAGAAGCTACTCTTAATTCTTCTGATACTCAGGATACTCAGTGCAATCAAAAAGtaaaaggacaaaaaaggaCAAATCAAAAAGAATCAGCAAAATCACAGCAAGGTACTAAAAGAGTAAGGCCAAATGACTGTAGCAGAGTCTTCACTTTAAGGAAGAGAACAAGAGTATCTTAA